A window of Gammaproteobacteria bacterium contains these coding sequences:
- the pyrE gene encoding orotate phosphoribosyltransferase: MQNYQKNFIEFALDQGALCFGDFTLKSGRQSPYFFNTGLFNDGRGIAKLGQAYAAAIINSGIEFDMLFGPAYKGIPLAVSCATALAEQHGRNVPYAFNRKEAKDHGEGGTIVGAKLQGKILIIDDVISAGTSVGESIEIINAAKATPAGVFIALDRQERGKDKQSAIAMVEQRYDIAVGNIITLDNLVTYLNERGDMTEPLTAIKQYRQQWGC; this comes from the coding sequence ATGCAAAATTATCAAAAAAACTTTATTGAATTCGCGCTTGACCAGGGTGCACTTTGCTTTGGTGATTTTACGTTAAAATCGGGACGGCAAAGCCCTTACTTTTTTAATACTGGTTTGTTTAACGATGGCCGCGGCATTGCTAAACTCGGCCAAGCCTATGCTGCGGCTATTATCAACTCGGGCATCGAGTTCGATATGTTATTTGGCCCTGCCTACAAAGGCATCCCTCTCGCAGTAAGTTGCGCTACTGCGCTGGCTGAACAGCATGGCCGTAATGTGCCTTACGCCTTTAACCGTAAGGAAGCCAAGGATCATGGCGAAGGTGGCACCATTGTCGGTGCTAAATTGCAGGGCAAAATATTAATTATCGATGATGTCATTTCTGCTGGCACATCGGTAGGCGAATCAATTGAAATAATTAATGCAGCCAAAGCCACGCCTGCTGGCGTCTTTATCGCCCTTGACCGGCAGGAACGTGGCAAAGATAAGCAATCAGCGATTGCCATGGTAGAACAACGCTACGACATAGCTGTCGGCAATATCATTACACTGGATAATTTGGTGACTTACTTAAACGAACGTGGTGATATGACTGAACCAT